A single genomic interval of Homo sapiens chromosome 7, GRCh38.p14 Primary Assembly harbors:
- the DBF4 gene encoding protein DBF4 homolog A isoform 4 (isoform 4 is encoded by transcript variant 4) → MQKQTQVKLRIQTDGDKYGGTSIQLQLKEKKKKGYCECCLQKYEDLETHLLSEQHRNFAQSNQYQVVDDIVSKLVFDFVEYEKDTPKKKRIKYSVGSLSPVSASVLKKTEQKEKVELQHISQKDCQEDDTTVKEQNFLYKETQETEKKLLFISEPIPHPSNELRGLNEKMSNKCSMLSTAEDDIRQNFTQLPLHKNKQECILDISEHTLSENDLEELRVDHYKCNIQASVHVSDFSTDNSGSQPKQKSDTVLFPAKDLKEKDLHSIFTHDSGLITINSSQEHLTVQAKAPFHTPPEEPNECDFKNMDSLPSGKIHRKVKIILGRNRKENLEPNAEFDKRTEFITQEENRICSSPVQSLLDLFQTSEEKSEFLGFTSYTEKSGICNVLDIWEEENSDNLLTAFFSSPSTSTFTGF, encoded by the exons ATGCAAAAGCAAACTCAGGTTAAACTAAG AATCCAAACAGATGGCGATAAGTATGGTGGAACCTCAATTCAACTCCAgttgaaagagaagaagaaaaaaggatattGTGAATGTTGCTTGCAGAAATATGAAGATCTAGAAACT caCCTTCTAAGTGAGCAACACAGAAACTTTGCACAGAGTAACCAGTATCAAGTTGTTGATGATATTGTATCTAAGTTAGTTTTTGACTTTGTGGAATATGAAAAGGACACACctaaaaagaaaag aataaaatacagtgtTGGATCCCTTTCTCCTGTTTCTGCAAGTGTCCTGAAAAAGactgaacaaaaggaaaaagtggAATTGCAACATATTTCTCAGAAAGATTGCCAGGAAGATGATACAACAGTGAAGGAGCAGAATTTCCTGTATAAAGAGACCCAGGAAACTGAAAAAAAGCTCCTGTTTATTTCAGAGCCCATCCCCCACCCTTCAAATGAATTGAGAGGGCTTAATGAGAAAATGAGTAATAAATGTTCCATGTTAAGTACAGCTGAAGATGACATAAGACAGAATTTTACACAGCTACCTCTacataaaaacaaacaggaaTGCATTCTTGACATTTCCGAACACACATTAAGTGAAAATGACTTAGAAGAACTAAGGGTAGATCACTATAAATGTAACATACAGGCATCTGTACATGTTTCTGATTTCAGTACAGATAATAGTGGATCTCAACCAAAACAGAAGTCAGATACTGTGCTTTTTCCAGCAAAGGATCTCAAGGAAAAGGACCTTCATTCAATATTTACTCATGATTCTGGTCTGATAACAATAAACAGTTCACAAGAGCACCTAACTGTTCAGGCAAAGGCTCCATTCCATACTCCTCCTGAGGAACCCAATGAATGTGACTTCAAGAATATGGATAGTTTACCTTCTGGTAAAATACATcgaaaagtgaaaataatattaggacgaaatagaaaagaaaatctggaacCAAATGCTGAATTTGATAAAAGAACTGAATTTATTAcacaagaagaaaacagaatttgtaGTTCACCGGTACAGTCTTTACTAGACTTGTTTCAGACTAGTGAAGAGAAATCAGAATTTTTGGGTTTCACAAGCTACACAGAAAAGAGTGGTATATGCAATGTTTTAGATATTTGGGAAGAGGAAAATTCAGATAATCTGTTAACAGCGTTTTTCTCGTCCCCTTCAACTTCTACATTTACTggcttttag
- the DBF4 gene encoding protein DBF4 homolog A isoform 2 (isoform 2 is encoded by transcript variant 2): MGAKELVVVHKKQEKPCSPFDVDKPSSMQKQTQVKLRIQTDGDKYGGTSIQLQLKEKKKKGYCECCLQKYEDLETHLLSEQHRNFAQSNQYQVVDDIVSKLVFDFVEYEKDTPKKKRIKYSVGSLSPVSASVLKKTEQKEKVELQHISQKDCQEDDTTVKEQNFLYKETQETEKKLLFISEPIPHPSNELRGLNEKMSNKCSMLSTAEDDIRQNFTQLPLHKNKQECILDISEHTLSENDLEELRVDHYKCNIQASVHVSDFSTDNSGSQPKQKSDTVLFPAKDLKEKDLHSIFTHDSGLITINSSQEHLTVQAKAPFHTPPEEPNECDFKNMDSLPSGKIHRKVKIILGRNRKENLEPNAEFDKRTEFITQEENRICSSPVQSLLDLFQTSEEKSEFLGFTSYTEKSGICNVLDIWEEENSDNLLTAFFSSPSTSTFTGF; this comes from the exons ATggg ggCAAAAGAGTTGGTAGTGGTGCACAAAAAACAAGAA AAGCCCTGCAGTCCATTTGATGTAGACAAGCCATCTAGTATGCAAAAGCAAACTCAGGTTAAACTAAG AATCCAAACAGATGGCGATAAGTATGGTGGAACCTCAATTCAACTCCAgttgaaagagaagaagaaaaaaggatattGTGAATGTTGCTTGCAGAAATATGAAGATCTAGAAACT caCCTTCTAAGTGAGCAACACAGAAACTTTGCACAGAGTAACCAGTATCAAGTTGTTGATGATATTGTATCTAAGTTAGTTTTTGACTTTGTGGAATATGAAAAGGACACACctaaaaagaaaag aataaaatacagtgtTGGATCCCTTTCTCCTGTTTCTGCAAGTGTCCTGAAAAAGactgaacaaaaggaaaaagtggAATTGCAACATATTTCTCAGAAAGATTGCCAGGAAGATGATACAACAGTGAAGGAGCAGAATTTCCTGTATAAAGAGACCCAGGAAACTGAAAAAAAGCTCCTGTTTATTTCAGAGCCCATCCCCCACCCTTCAAATGAATTGAGAGGGCTTAATGAGAAAATGAGTAATAAATGTTCCATGTTAAGTACAGCTGAAGATGACATAAGACAGAATTTTACACAGCTACCTCTacataaaaacaaacaggaaTGCATTCTTGACATTTCCGAACACACATTAAGTGAAAATGACTTAGAAGAACTAAGGGTAGATCACTATAAATGTAACATACAGGCATCTGTACATGTTTCTGATTTCAGTACAGATAATAGTGGATCTCAACCAAAACAGAAGTCAGATACTGTGCTTTTTCCAGCAAAGGATCTCAAGGAAAAGGACCTTCATTCAATATTTACTCATGATTCTGGTCTGATAACAATAAACAGTTCACAAGAGCACCTAACTGTTCAGGCAAAGGCTCCATTCCATACTCCTCCTGAGGAACCCAATGAATGTGACTTCAAGAATATGGATAGTTTACCTTCTGGTAAAATACATcgaaaagtgaaaataatattaggacgaaatagaaaagaaaatctggaacCAAATGCTGAATTTGATAAAAGAACTGAATTTATTAcacaagaagaaaacagaatttgtaGTTCACCGGTACAGTCTTTACTAGACTTGTTTCAGACTAGTGAAGAGAAATCAGAATTTTTGGGTTTCACAAGCTACACAGAAAAGAGTGGTATATGCAATGTTTTAGATATTTGGGAAGAGGAAAATTCAGATAATCTGTTAACAGCGTTTTTCTCGTCCCCTTCAACTTCTACATTTACTggcttttag
- the DBF4 gene encoding protein DBF4 homolog A isoform 3 (isoform 3 is encoded by transcript variant 3): MSQLYRPFYLQLTNMPFINYSIQKPCSPFDVDKPSSMQKQTQVKLRIQTDGDKYGGTSIQLQLKEKKKKGYCECCLQKYEDLETHLLSEQHRNFAQSNQYQVVDDIVSKLVFDFVEYEKDTPKKKRIKYSVGSLSPVSASVLKKTEQKEKVELQHISQKDCQEDDTTVKEQNFLYKETQETEKKLLFISEPIPHPSNELRGLNEKMSNKCSMLSTAEDDIRQNFTQLPLHKNKQECILDISEHTLSENDLEELRVDHYKCNIQASVHVSDFSTDNSGSQPKQKSDTVLFPAKDLKEKDLHSIFTHDSGLITINSSQEHLTVQAKAPFHTPPEEPNECDFKNMDSLPSGKIHRKVKIILGRNRKENLEPNAEFDKRTEFITQEENRICSSPVQSLLDLFQTSEEKSEFLGFTSYTEKSGICNVLDIWEEENSDNLLTAFFSSPSTSTFTGF, translated from the exons ATGAGCCA ACTTTATAGGCCATTTTATCTTCAGCTGACCAATATGccttttataaattattctattcaGAAGCCCTGCAGTCCATTTGATGTAGACAAGCCATCTAGTATGCAAAAGCAAACTCAGGTTAAACTAAG AATCCAAACAGATGGCGATAAGTATGGTGGAACCTCAATTCAACTCCAgttgaaagagaagaagaaaaaaggatattGTGAATGTTGCTTGCAGAAATATGAAGATCTAGAAACT caCCTTCTAAGTGAGCAACACAGAAACTTTGCACAGAGTAACCAGTATCAAGTTGTTGATGATATTGTATCTAAGTTAGTTTTTGACTTTGTGGAATATGAAAAGGACACACctaaaaagaaaag aataaaatacagtgtTGGATCCCTTTCTCCTGTTTCTGCAAGTGTCCTGAAAAAGactgaacaaaaggaaaaagtggAATTGCAACATATTTCTCAGAAAGATTGCCAGGAAGATGATACAACAGTGAAGGAGCAGAATTTCCTGTATAAAGAGACCCAGGAAACTGAAAAAAAGCTCCTGTTTATTTCAGAGCCCATCCCCCACCCTTCAAATGAATTGAGAGGGCTTAATGAGAAAATGAGTAATAAATGTTCCATGTTAAGTACAGCTGAAGATGACATAAGACAGAATTTTACACAGCTACCTCTacataaaaacaaacaggaaTGCATTCTTGACATTTCCGAACACACATTAAGTGAAAATGACTTAGAAGAACTAAGGGTAGATCACTATAAATGTAACATACAGGCATCTGTACATGTTTCTGATTTCAGTACAGATAATAGTGGATCTCAACCAAAACAGAAGTCAGATACTGTGCTTTTTCCAGCAAAGGATCTCAAGGAAAAGGACCTTCATTCAATATTTACTCATGATTCTGGTCTGATAACAATAAACAGTTCACAAGAGCACCTAACTGTTCAGGCAAAGGCTCCATTCCATACTCCTCCTGAGGAACCCAATGAATGTGACTTCAAGAATATGGATAGTTTACCTTCTGGTAAAATACATcgaaaagtgaaaataatattaggacgaaatagaaaagaaaatctggaacCAAATGCTGAATTTGATAAAAGAACTGAATTTATTAcacaagaagaaaacagaatttgtaGTTCACCGGTACAGTCTTTACTAGACTTGTTTCAGACTAGTGAAGAGAAATCAGAATTTTTGGGTTTCACAAGCTACACAGAAAAGAGTGGTATATGCAATGTTTTAGATATTTGGGAAGAGGAAAATTCAGATAATCTGTTAACAGCGTTTTTCTCGTCCCCTTCAACTTCTACATTTACTggcttttag